Proteins encoded in a region of the Thermotoga sp. KOL6 genome:
- a CDS encoding acetamidase/formamidase family protein has protein sequence MKVISSQKHIYFFSTEMNPVEEVYPGEKVVFETIDALGGNYEKIDFSKVNPATGPVYVNGAKPGDTLVIRIERINLPEKGVIVTGKGFGVLSDEIEGFHTKELKIEKWAVFFDNIRVPIHPMVGVIGVAPEEREYPTGTAHKHGGNMDTKEITEKSTVYLPVFQDGALLALGDVHATMGDGEVCVSACEVSAKVVVEVDIAKEEIKWPMVETNDAYYLIVSLPSVEDALKEVTREAVWFIQRRKVIPFKEAYMLTSLCVDIGISQLVNPNKTVKAKIPKYIFSEV, from the coding sequence ATGAAAGTTATTTCCTCTCAGAAACATATCTATTTTTTTTCGACTGAAATGAATCCCGTGGAAGAGGTGTATCCGGGAGAGAAAGTGGTATTTGAAACCATAGATGCGTTGGGGGGAAATTACGAGAAAATCGATTTCTCGAAAGTCAATCCTGCCACCGGTCCCGTTTATGTCAACGGTGCAAAACCTGGTGACACACTGGTAATCCGGATAGAAAGAATTAATCTTCCTGAAAAAGGGGTCATCGTAACCGGTAAAGGATTCGGCGTTCTCAGTGACGAAATCGAGGGATTCCACACAAAAGAATTGAAAATTGAGAAATGGGCGGTTTTTTTCGACAACATAAGAGTTCCAATTCATCCAATGGTAGGAGTTATAGGAGTTGCTCCCGAAGAGAGGGAATATCCAACAGGAACTGCCCACAAACACGGTGGAAACATGGATACAAAGGAGATCACAGAGAAGTCAACAGTGTATCTTCCTGTTTTCCAAGACGGCGCTCTTCTTGCCCTTGGCGACGTTCACGCTACAATGGGAGATGGGGAAGTGTGTGTCTCAGCATGTGAAGTTTCGGCCAAAGTGGTTGTGGAGGTTGATATCGCGAAAGAGGAAATCAAATGGCCCATGGTAGAGACAAACGACGCTTACTATCTTATCGTGTCGCTACCGAGCGTTGAGGATGCGCTTAAGGAAGTAACCAGGGAAGCAGTTTGGTTCATACAGAGAAGAAAAGTTATTCCCTTCAAAGAGGCGTACATGCTCACAAGCCTTTGTGTGGACATTGGAATTTCACAACTTGTGAACCCGAACAAAACTGTGAAAGCAAAGATTCCAAAGTACATATTTTCGGAGGTTTGA
- a CDS encoding nitroreductase family protein, with protein MLYELAKRRKTVRKFKKEKPPIEDVLYSVKVANEAPSGMNAQPWHFLLIESPQKKKQIREVCEKAEKCFYEKVRGKLKEWLSEKNFSWRKPFLEEAPYLLLVFSQKGAPYSRESVWLAIGYLLLALEEKKLGSVPYTPPNLSEVAKLVNAPESLKLEVILPIGYPDDPKPKYPRNESNLKIDTF; from the coding sequence ATGTTGTACGAACTCGCAAAACGGCGAAAAACCGTTAGAAAGTTCAAAAAGGAAAAACCACCCATCGAAGATGTACTCTATTCAGTGAAAGTAGCCAACGAGGCACCGTCTGGTATGAATGCCCAACCCTGGCATTTTTTATTGATCGAAAGTCCTCAAAAGAAAAAGCAAATTAGGGAGGTTTGTGAAAAGGCGGAGAAATGTTTCTATGAAAAAGTAAGAGGAAAACTGAAAGAGTGGCTTTCTGAAAAGAATTTCAGCTGGAGAAAACCATTCCTTGAGGAGGCTCCTTATCTTCTTTTGGTCTTTTCACAGAAGGGAGCTCCCTATAGTAGGGAATCTGTTTGGCTTGCCATCGGATACCTTCTTCTTGCACTGGAGGAAAAGAAGCTTGGTAGTGTTCCGTACACCCCTCCTAATTTGAGCGAGGTAGCAAAGTTGGTGAATGCCCCAGAAAGCCTGAAATTAGAGGTGATTTTACCTATTGGCTATCCAGATGATCCAAAACCGAAGTATCCAAGAAATGAGTCCAATTTAAAAATAGACACTTTTTAG
- a CDS encoding KamA family radical SAM protein has translation MDVRYYTSVSQVKQLSDEEKEKLKKVEKKYRFRANSYYLDLIDWSDPDDPIRKIVIPEEDELEEWGDLDASNEKSYTVAKGLQHKYPDTALFLVNDVCGGFCRFCFRKRLFINVGAEVIRDITPQLDYIRSHKEITNVLLTGGDPLLLSTEKLEKIICSLREIDHVQIIRIGSKIPAFNPYRIIEDDELLRVIRKYSTEEKKIYVMTQFNHPKELTREAIKAVNLLKNAGAVLCNQTPLLRGINDNPEVLGDLLDKLSFVGVTPYYVFQNRPVSGNKKFAVPVEKGYEIFTKAVCNLSGVAKRVRYVMSHRTGKIEIAALTRNFIIFKYHRAHDERNRRKVMVYKRNPKALWFDDYTELVEEYTV, from the coding sequence TTGGACGTTAGATACTACACTAGCGTTTCCCAAGTGAAACAATTATCAGATGAAGAAAAAGAAAAACTGAAGAAAGTAGAAAAGAAATATCGATTCAGAGCAAATTCTTATTATTTGGATTTAATAGACTGGTCAGATCCGGACGATCCAATTAGAAAAATCGTGATTCCTGAAGAGGATGAACTTGAAGAATGGGGAGACTTGGATGCATCCAATGAAAAATCTTACACAGTTGCAAAAGGGCTTCAACACAAATATCCCGATACTGCTCTCTTCCTCGTTAATGATGTTTGCGGGGGATTCTGTAGATTTTGTTTCAGAAAAAGGTTGTTTATAAACGTTGGCGCGGAAGTGATACGTGATATCACACCTCAGCTCGATTATATTCGTTCTCACAAAGAGATAACGAACGTTCTACTCACAGGTGGTGATCCTTTGTTACTCTCCACCGAAAAGCTGGAAAAGATCATTTGTTCACTCAGAGAAATAGATCATGTTCAAATAATAAGAATTGGGAGCAAGATACCGGCGTTTAATCCTTACAGAATTATTGAAGATGATGAATTGCTGCGGGTGATCAGGAAGTACAGTACCGAAGAAAAAAAGATATACGTAATGACACAGTTCAATCATCCCAAGGAACTGACTAGGGAAGCAATCAAAGCGGTGAATCTGTTGAAGAATGCAGGTGCCGTTCTCTGCAATCAGACTCCTCTTTTGAGAGGTATAAATGACAATCCAGAAGTGCTCGGTGACCTTTTGGACAAGCTTTCATTTGTGGGAGTGACTCCCTACTACGTGTTTCAAAACAGACCAGTTTCGGGAAACAAAAAATTTGCTGTCCCTGTGGAAAAAGGTTATGAGATCTTTACAAAGGCAGTATGCAATCTATCCGGAGTTGCCAAAAGGGTCAGATACGTAATGTCTCATAGGACAGGGAAGATAGAGATAGCAGCGCTTACAAGGAATTTTATCATTTTTAAATACCACAGAGCACATGATGAAAGAAACAGGAGAAAGGTGATGGTTTACAAAAGAAATCCTAAAGCACTCTGGTTCGATGACTACACGGAATTGGTGGAGGAATACACAGTTTGA
- a CDS encoding Fur family transcriptional regulator has product MRMTKNRAKILNIIESSKAPLTAEEIYRKVEMNLSTVYRALKFLEQRKLIGSFSIGGGAKYFFKKDRHYHFMVCEKCGEIFPFRECANDFIESLQTKYGFSERYHLFLVYGICEKCGKEVKK; this is encoded by the coding sequence ATGAGAATGACAAAGAACAGAGCGAAGATTCTAAATATAATCGAATCTTCAAAAGCTCCCTTAACAGCCGAAGAGATATATCGAAAAGTGGAAATGAATCTCTCAACTGTTTACAGAGCTCTGAAGTTTCTGGAACAACGAAAATTAATCGGTTCTTTCAGCATAGGTGGAGGAGCAAAATATTTTTTCAAAAAAGACAGGCACTATCATTTCATGGTTTGTGAGAAATGTGGTGAAATTTTTCCCTTTCGAGAATGTGCCAACGATTTTATCGAATCTTTGCAGACGAAGTATGGTTTTTCAGAAAGGTACCACTTGTTTTTAGTGTATGGAATCTGTGAAAAGTGTGGAAAGGAGGTTAAAAAATGA
- a CDS encoding metal ABC transporter substrate-binding protein, giving the protein MRKISLLLILLISSFVLTKTIVVTINPYYLIVSQMVDDAVEVKLLVPPNANPHLFSLKPSDAKLLENSDLIIANGMQLEPYLEKYHDKTIYVSDFIPDLFLEKGNQNPHIWLDPFFLKYYIVPNLYQTLSKKFPEISDEIKKNTFEILEGLDDVIKDAFIVLLPHREKLVVMTHPSFFYFFKEFGLDLMPLATGHEHATSFATLKKILEKKDNVIGLFREPQQSSDMMAILEKELKMKSFVLDPLGVGNEKTILELLRKNLETLKEALK; this is encoded by the coding sequence ATGAGAAAAATTTCTCTTCTTCTAATTCTTTTAATCTCCTCGTTTGTTTTAACAAAAACGATTGTTGTGACGATAAATCCATACTATTTGATCGTCTCACAAATGGTGGATGACGCTGTTGAAGTAAAACTTCTTGTTCCACCGAACGCGAATCCACACCTCTTTTCTTTGAAACCGTCCGACGCCAAACTATTGGAAAACTCGGATTTGATCATAGCTAATGGTATGCAATTGGAACCGTACCTTGAAAAATATCATGATAAGACAATTTATGTTTCTGATTTCATTCCTGACCTGTTCCTGGAAAAAGGTAATCAAAATCCTCACATTTGGCTCGACCCATTCTTCTTGAAGTATTACATAGTGCCCAACTTGTACCAGACACTATCAAAAAAGTTCCCAGAAATTTCAGACGAGATAAAGAAAAACACCTTTGAGATTCTCGAAGGATTGGATGATGTGATAAAGGATGCCTTTATAGTTCTTCTTCCACACAGGGAAAAGCTGGTTGTAATGACACACCCAAGCTTTTTCTATTTTTTCAAAGAGTTCGGTTTAGATCTGATGCCTCTTGCCACCGGTCACGAACACGCAACCAGCTTCGCTACATTGAAGAAGATTCTGGAGAAAAAGGACAACGTCATTGGGCTGTTCAGAGAACCACAGCAGTCTAGTGATATGATGGCGATCCTCGAAAAAGAATTGAAAATGAAAAGTTTTGTTCTAGATCCGTTAGGAGTGGGTAACGAAAAAACCATTTTGGAACTACTGAGAAAAAATCTCGAAACACTTAAGGAGGCACTGAAATGA
- a CDS encoding metal ABC transporter ATP-binding protein, whose translation MKIVEVKNLTYRVNGFEILRNVTFFVEEGEFVGIIGPNGAGKTSLVRILVGEIKNYQGTVSVRGQIGYLPQHQEVQREFPITAKEFAAMGMYGRHKKIDWKKISSTLKDVGISHKENDLIRNLSGGEFQRLSLARALLSDPDILILDEPEAGVDEMGKASFYELLNRLREEKKITIIMVSHDIGMVFKECTTVMCLNKTLHCHGPTEEISPEDLKKVFSDFDIWIRGTKHYEMFHKE comes from the coding sequence ATGAAAATAGTTGAAGTCAAGAATCTGACTTACAGAGTCAATGGATTTGAGATATTAAGGAACGTTACATTTTTTGTAGAAGAAGGGGAATTCGTGGGAATAATAGGTCCTAACGGTGCTGGAAAGACCTCCCTAGTAAGAATACTGGTCGGCGAGATCAAGAACTATCAAGGAACGGTATCGGTGAGAGGTCAAATAGGTTATCTTCCTCAACATCAGGAAGTGCAGAGAGAATTCCCGATTACTGCAAAAGAATTTGCCGCAATGGGAATGTATGGTCGTCACAAAAAAATCGATTGGAAAAAGATTTCTTCTACTCTAAAAGATGTTGGTATTTCCCATAAAGAGAACGATCTGATAAGGAATCTATCCGGTGGCGAATTTCAAAGACTTTCCTTAGCAAGAGCGTTATTATCAGATCCGGATATTCTCATACTCGATGAACCGGAAGCTGGTGTAGATGAAATGGGAAAAGCTTCTTTTTATGAGCTTTTGAATCGTTTGAGAGAAGAAAAAAAGATAACGATTATCATGGTCAGCCACGATATTGGGATGGTTTTCAAAGAATGTACCACGGTTATGTGCCTCAACAAAACGCTCCATTGTCACGGTCCAACGGAAGAAATATCCCCGGAAGATTTGAAAAAAGTGTTCAGCGATTTCGACATCTGGATCAGGGGGACAAAACACTACGAAATGTTCCACAAGGAGTGA
- a CDS encoding metal ABC transporter permease: MGFLRDLYQYEFLRTAFLGGILVSILSGVVSPIVVFKRMEFIGDGTAHAVFAGLAIAALADGDPRLMAFATSLLFAFAVSTFSKSKLSENSAIGILLPFFMAVGIVLFSLSGKYQSDVMSFLFGDILLVNRTDVLITLFILMTSMILILIFRWEMKFFIVDEKMALFYGIKTNLIRFLITAFISITVVTTVKVVGVVLSGALLILPGLVSKIFSKSFGSLFTISVTFNLLSFIFGFLVAYILNLPPGPVIVIIAFLLFLPMLKFS; the protein is encoded by the coding sequence TTGGGTTTTCTCAGGGATCTCTATCAATACGAGTTCCTCAGAACAGCCTTCTTAGGAGGAATCCTTGTATCGATTTTGTCAGGAGTTGTTTCACCGATCGTGGTTTTCAAGAGAATGGAATTTATAGGAGACGGAACCGCTCATGCTGTCTTTGCGGGGCTCGCAATCGCAGCCTTGGCGGATGGTGATCCCAGATTAATGGCTTTTGCCACCTCGTTACTCTTTGCCTTCGCGGTGAGTACTTTTTCAAAATCAAAACTCAGTGAAAACAGTGCTATAGGTATACTTCTTCCATTTTTCATGGCCGTAGGTATCGTATTGTTTTCACTATCGGGAAAATATCAATCAGACGTGATGAGTTTTTTGTTCGGAGACATACTTCTTGTGAATCGAACAGATGTTCTAATAACTCTGTTCATTTTGATGACGAGCATGATCTTGATACTTATTTTCAGATGGGAGATGAAGTTCTTCATAGTCGATGAGAAAATGGCTCTGTTTTATGGTATAAAGACGAATCTCATTCGATTTCTAATCACCGCCTTCATTTCAATAACTGTTGTTACCACTGTCAAAGTGGTAGGGGTGGTTCTCAGCGGAGCTCTGCTTATCCTTCCCGGATTGGTTTCGAAAATCTTCAGCAAGTCTTTTGGATCACTCTTCACAATATCCGTGACTTTCAACCTATTGAGTTTTATCTTCGGTTTTCTAGTAGCTTACATTCTTAATCTCCCACCTGGTCCTGTTATTGTGATAATAGCTTTTCTTTTATTCCTACCGATGTTAAAATTCTCATGA
- a CDS encoding response regulator transcription factor: MMWKIAVVDDDKKILEMLEKELSKLGQVRTFLTGEDFLDCNESFHVVVLDVMLPDYNGYEICRTIKEIYPETWVILLTLLSDDESVLRGFEVGADDYVTKPFNPEILVARVRRFLERQKKSLYDFGDLKIDASARTVYLKGKKVYLPKREFEVLLFLVENAGRVVTRERLLETFWERDVSPRAVDTVVKRIRKAIEDDPNKPKYIKTVWGIGYTFMEGKT, encoded by the coding sequence ATGATGTGGAAAATTGCCGTTGTTGACGATGACAAAAAAATTCTTGAGATGCTTGAAAAAGAACTGTCTAAACTCGGGCAGGTGAGGACTTTCCTCACCGGTGAGGATTTTTTGGACTGTAATGAGTCATTCCATGTTGTAGTTTTAGATGTGATGCTTCCAGATTATAACGGTTACGAAATTTGCCGAACAATAAAAGAAATATATCCAGAGACGTGGGTAATACTTCTGACCCTTCTCTCGGACGATGAAAGCGTTTTGAGGGGGTTCGAAGTGGGAGCGGATGACTACGTGACAAAGCCATTCAATCCAGAAATTCTCGTCGCTAGAGTGAGAAGATTCTTAGAACGACAGAAAAAAAGTCTTTACGACTTTGGCGATCTCAAAATAGATGCGAGTGCCCGTACAGTGTATCTAAAGGGAAAAAAAGTGTATCTCCCAAAAAGAGAGTTCGAAGTTCTTCTTTTCTTGGTAGAAAATGCTGGTAGAGTTGTCACACGCGAGAGACTCCTAGAAACATTTTGGGAAAGAGACGTTTCACCCAGAGCAGTGGATACCGTGGTAAAAAGGATAAGAAAAGCCATAGAAGATGATCCAAATAAACCGAAATACATCAAGACCGTTTGGGGAATAGGATACACGTTCATGGAGGGAAAAACATGA
- a CDS encoding HAMP domain-containing sensor histidine kinase produces MISLRTFLFTFLVNAILLSLFWGNKMDFIDVTIFSFFSAFLMGIATQILVAKRLQKLKEAVSKRQPFDDFLNDEITKLSEEINVLVQSNILQEKETEKLKDAVTGFMHDIKSLLWSEISDENIQKIIEEFYEFAKLEAGLERLRKEPVNLVELINDVIERFPNRIHFEYKDEITIEADPVKLFRAFYNIIENAIKYSTGSVLVLVSEEKITVKSKGSEIPYEVRANLFEKKKKSKGTGVGLYLAREFLEMHGFRISYRREGEYNVFEIQIGYTGISSVKSDKDSK; encoded by the coding sequence ATGATTTCTCTTAGAACCTTTCTCTTTACTTTTCTCGTGAACGCCATACTCCTCAGCTTGTTTTGGGGAAACAAAATGGACTTCATCGATGTTACTATCTTTTCCTTCTTTTCAGCGTTCTTGATGGGAATTGCCACACAGATTCTCGTGGCGAAGAGACTTCAAAAACTCAAAGAAGCGGTATCGAAAAGACAACCGTTCGATGACTTCTTGAACGATGAAATAACAAAACTCTCAGAGGAGATAAACGTGCTAGTTCAAAGCAATATTTTACAGGAAAAAGAGACAGAAAAGCTAAAAGATGCTGTAACGGGCTTCATGCACGATATAAAATCTCTCCTTTGGAGTGAGATAAGCGATGAAAACATTCAGAAGATAATAGAGGAGTTCTACGAATTCGCAAAATTAGAAGCAGGTCTTGAGAGGTTGAGAAAAGAACCTGTTAATCTTGTGGAACTTATAAACGACGTGATAGAAAGGTTCCCGAATAGGATACACTTCGAATACAAAGATGAGATAACGATCGAGGCGGATCCTGTGAAACTTTTCAGAGCATTTTACAACATCATCGAGAATGCTATCAAGTACTCCACGGGTTCCGTCTTAGTTCTCGTGTCGGAAGAAAAAATAACTGTAAAAAGTAAAGGCTCCGAGATCCCTTACGAAGTGAGAGCGAATCTCTTCGAGAAGAAGAAAAAAAGCAAGGGTACAGGAGTTGGATTGTACCTTGCCAGAGAGTTTTTAGAAATGCATGGTTTCAGGATTTCTTACCGACGAGAAGGTGAATACAACGTGTTCGAAATTCAAATAGGATATACGGGCATTTCATCGGTAAAATCTGACAAAGATTCCAAATAA